One genomic segment of Sphingorhabdus sp. M41 includes these proteins:
- the fghA gene encoding S-formylglutathione hydrolase yields MDTVSANRSFAGTQGVYSHASVETGTEMTFAVYVPDHEQGAKLPVVWYLSGLTCTHANVMEKGEYRRAASELGLIIVAPDTSPRGEGVPDVDSYDMGQGAGFYVDATEEPWAKHFRMRSYIEKELPALIAREFPVDMSRQAIFGHSMGGHGALTIALRNPDRYKSVSAFSPIVSPLNCPWGEKALGGYIGSDRTAWQEYDACALIEDGARVADILVDQGTADNFLEEQLKPELLADACDKAGIKLSLNMREGYDHSYYFISTYMADHLRWHAERL; encoded by the coding sequence ATGGACACCGTTTCCGCCAACAGAAGTTTTGCCGGAACGCAGGGGGTCTATTCCCATGCGTCCGTCGAAACGGGCACCGAGATGACCTTCGCGGTCTATGTTCCCGATCATGAGCAAGGCGCAAAGTTGCCGGTGGTCTGGTATCTGTCCGGCCTGACCTGCACCCATGCCAATGTCATGGAAAAGGGCGAATATCGGAGAGCCGCCAGCGAACTGGGCCTGATCATCGTCGCACCCGATACGTCGCCGCGCGGCGAAGGCGTGCCCGATGTCGATTCCTATGACATGGGGCAGGGCGCCGGCTTTTATGTCGACGCCACCGAAGAGCCATGGGCCAAGCATTTTCGCATGCGCAGCTATATCGAGAAGGAACTGCCCGCCTTGATCGCCAGGGAATTTCCGGTCGATATGAGCAGGCAGGCGATATTCGGGCACAGCATGGGCGGCCATGGCGCGCTGACCATCGCGCTGCGCAATCCCGACCGCTATAAAAGTGTTTCCGCTTTCTCACCGATCGTCTCGCCGCTCAACTGCCCCTGGGGTGAAAAGGCGCTGGGCGGCTATATCGGCAGCGATCGGACGGCGTGGCAGGAATATGACGCCTGCGCGCTGATCGAGGATGGGGCGCGCGTCGCCGACATATTGGTCGATCAGGGAACCGCCGACAATTTCCTCGAGGAACAGCTGAAACCGGAATTGCTGGCGGATGCCTGCGACAAGGCCGGAATAAAGCTCAGCCTGAATATGCGCGAAGGCTATGATCACAGCTATTATTTCATCTCCACATATATGGCCGACCATTTGCGCTGGCATGCCGAACGGCTGTGA
- a CDS encoding NAD(P)H-dependent oxidoreductase subunit E — protein MDKTARLDEIVAAHAGRDGPLLPILNDIQAEFGCVDEAAKRHLAAALNLSRAEVHGVVSFYHDFKSVPSKLPVLKLCRAEACQARGGEALAADIAAAAKEKCEIEAVYCLGLCSVGPNAMIGQDVHARLDVQKLTRLIESL, from the coding sequence ATGGACAAAACGGCACGCCTTGATGAAATTGTCGCGGCCCATGCCGGACGCGATGGGCCGTTGCTGCCGATATTGAATGACATTCAGGCAGAATTTGGCTGCGTTGATGAAGCCGCAAAACGGCATCTCGCTGCCGCGCTGAATTTGAGCCGGGCAGAAGTCCACGGCGTCGTCAGCTTCTATCATGACTTTAAATCTGTGCCTTCGAAACTGCCGGTTCTGAAACTATGCCGCGCCGAAGCCTGTCAGGCGCGCGGCGGCGAAGCTTTGGCTGCAGATATTGCCGCTGCAGCGAAAGAAAAATGCGAAATCGAGGCCGTTTACTGTCTTGGCCTGTGCAGCGTTGGCCCCAATGCGATGATCGGACAGGATGTGCACGCAAGACTCGATGTCCAAAAACTCACGCGCCTGATTGAAAGCCTGTGA
- a CDS encoding NADH-ubiquinone oxidoreductase-F iron-sulfur binding region domain-containing protein gives MRIAISDDALALACGADAVAEAIAKAAPDAEIMRVSSWGMSWLEPLVEVDGIGYGPATVSDVAAILDGSSSLNIGKIADYPFIARQQRLTFARAGITQPLDLEDYQATGGWLGLAQAREIGPDAIIETVTGSGLRGRGGAGFPAGIKWKTVAGADGPQKYIVCNADEGDSGTFADRMLMEGDPYCLIEGMAIAGLAVGADKGFIYARSEYPHAIAKLNAAILVSAHIVAPFEIEVRVGAGAYVCGEETSLLESLEGKRGEVRAKPPLPALEGLFGMPTVVNNVLTLAAVPYILANGAKAYADYGMGRSRGTMPIQLAGNIKHGGLFETAFGITLGELVNDIGCGTESGRPVKAVQVGGPLGAYHPASDFHLPFDYEAFTAADGLIGHGGIVVFDESVDMLSQARFAMEFCAVESCGKCTPCRLGSVRGMEVLDRIKAGGRATADPIESLPQMHNAPKQGRSVDEELSLVTDLCETMKFGSLCALGGFTPYPVMSAIKHWPEDFGKAADMVKDKS, from the coding sequence TTGCGCATTGCCATATCCGACGATGCGCTGGCACTGGCCTGTGGCGCTGATGCGGTGGCTGAAGCGATTGCGAAGGCCGCGCCCGATGCAGAGATTATGCGCGTTTCGAGCTGGGGCATGTCCTGGCTAGAGCCGCTGGTTGAAGTCGACGGTATTGGCTATGGACCGGCGACAGTGAGCGATGTTGCAGCGATATTGGACGGATCATCCAGTCTCAATATCGGCAAGATTGCGGACTATCCCTTCATCGCCAGACAGCAGCGCCTGACCTTCGCGCGGGCCGGCATAACGCAGCCGCTTGATCTGGAAGATTATCAGGCGACAGGCGGCTGGCTCGGTCTGGCACAAGCGCGCGAAATTGGTCCGGATGCCATCATCGAAACCGTCACCGGGTCCGGCCTTCGCGGTCGCGGCGGTGCTGGCTTCCCGGCCGGGATCAAGTGGAAGACCGTCGCCGGCGCTGATGGGCCTCAAAAATATATCGTCTGCAATGCGGACGAAGGCGACAGCGGAACGTTTGCCGACCGGATGCTGATGGAAGGCGATCCCTATTGCCTGATCGAAGGCATGGCGATTGCCGGCCTCGCCGTCGGCGCCGACAAGGGCTTTATCTATGCCCGCAGCGAATATCCGCATGCGATTGCCAAGCTGAACGCCGCGATTCTGGTCAGCGCGCATATCGTCGCGCCCTTTGAGATCGAGGTCCGGGTGGGCGCGGGCGCCTATGTCTGCGGCGAGGAAACATCCTTGCTCGAGAGTCTCGAGGGCAAGCGTGGCGAGGTGAGGGCAAAGCCGCCACTACCGGCTCTGGAAGGGCTGTTCGGCATGCCGACGGTCGTCAACAATGTTCTGACCCTCGCGGCCGTGCCCTATATACTGGCCAATGGTGCCAAGGCCTATGCCGATTACGGCATGGGCCGTTCGCGCGGCACCATGCCGATCCAGCTGGCGGGGAACATCAAACATGGCGGCCTGTTCGAGACCGCCTTCGGGATTACGCTCGGCGAACTGGTCAATGACATTGGCTGCGGCACCGAAAGCGGCCGGCCGGTCAAAGCCGTGCAGGTGGGCGGTCCGCTCGGCGCCTATCACCCGGCCAGCGATTTTCATCTGCCCTTTGACTATGAAGCCTTCACGGCAGCGGACGGACTGATTGGCCATGGCGGCATTGTCGTTTTTGACGAGAGTGTCGACATGTTGTCCCAGGCCCGTTTCGCAATGGAATTTTGCGCCGTCGAAAGCTGCGGCAAATGTACGCCCTGCCGACTGGGGTCGGTGCGCGGGATGGAAGTGCTGGACCGGATCAAGGCGGGCGGACGCGCGACGGCGGACCCGATCGAGAGCCTGCCGCAAATGCACAATGCTCCGAAACAGGGACGCAGCGTGGACGAGGAACTGTCGCTCGTTACCGATCTTTGCGAGACGATGAAATTCGGATCCCTGTGCGCGCTCGGCGGTTTCACGCCCTATCCGGTGATGAGCGCCATAAAACATTGGCCCGAGGATTTCGGAAAAGCCGCAGATATGGTAAAGGACAAGTCATGA
- the fdhF gene encoding formate dehydrogenase subunit alpha yields the protein MTYQPQKDFGTPASKASDMVTLSIDGRDVSVPAGTSVMRAAAEIDNNIPKLCATDNVKSFGSCRLCLIEIEGRRGTPASCTTPAEDGMVVRTQTPHLQKLRKGVMELYISDHPLDCLTCSANNDCELQDQAANVGLRDVRYGYEGASHLGEAKDTSNPYFDFDPSKCIACSRCVRACDEVQGTFALTMDGRGFASKISAGLPTDDFLSSECVSCGACVEACPTATLQEKTMTEIGKPDRTEITTCAYCGVGCTFRAEMRGEQLVRMVPWKDGKANRGHSCVKGRFAWGYANHQDRITRPMIRESIDQPWREVSWEEAVGHAASEIKRIQKKYGRLSVGGITSSRCTNEETFLVQKLIRAGFGNNNVDTCARVCHSPTGYGLKTTFGTSAGTQDFDSVEHSDVILVIGANPTDAHPVFGSRMKQRLRGIDGRPPAQLIVIDPRRIDLVKSPHIEAAHHLPLQPGTNVAVLTAMAHVIVTEGLADEAFIRERCDWDEYAEWAAFVSDERHAPEVLEPVTRVPSEELRAAARLFATGGNGAIYYGLGVTEHSQGSSTVMAIANLAMATGNIGRPGVGVNPLRGQNNVQGACDMGSFPHELSGYRHVSDAATRALFEADWGVPIDSEPGLRIPNMLDAAVDGEFKALYVQGEDILQSDPNTKHVSAGLAAMECVIVHDLFLNETANYAHVFLPGSTFLEKNGTFTNAERRIQLVNKVMTPVNGMEDWEVTQALANAMGLDWNYSHPSEIMDEIARLTPTFAGVNFDRLKAEGSLQWPVNEAAPDGSPIMHVDGFVRGKGQFVVTDYVPTDEKTGPRFPLLLTTGRILSHYNVGAQTRRTANDAWHPEDLLEMHPTDAENRGLKSGDWTRLSSRSGETTLRLAVTERVAPGVVYTTFHHPATQANVVTTDYSDWATNCPEYKVTAVQVGASNGPTDWQEDYEELSEQSRRIETVVAAE from the coding sequence ATGACCTATCAGCCGCAAAAGGATTTTGGCACACCCGCCTCTAAGGCCAGCGATATGGTAACGCTATCAATCGATGGCCGCGACGTCAGCGTTCCCGCCGGCACCAGCGTGATGCGCGCGGCAGCGGAAATCGACAATAATATCCCCAAGCTCTGCGCCACCGACAATGTCAAAAGTTTCGGCTCCTGCCGCCTCTGCCTGATCGAGATCGAAGGCCGCAGGGGCACCCCGGCAAGCTGCACCACGCCAGCCGAAGACGGCATGGTCGTCAGGACCCAGACGCCGCATCTGCAGAAATTGCGCAAGGGCGTGATGGAGCTTTATATTTCCGATCACCCGCTCGATTGTCTGACCTGCAGTGCCAATAATGATTGCGAGTTGCAGGATCAGGCCGCCAATGTCGGCCTCCGCGATGTCCGCTATGGCTATGAAGGCGCCAGCCATCTCGGCGAGGCGAAAGACACGTCCAACCCCTATTTCGACTTTGATCCATCCAAATGCATCGCCTGTTCGCGCTGCGTGCGGGCCTGCGATGAAGTGCAGGGGACATTTGCGCTGACCATGGACGGTCGAGGCTTTGCGTCAAAAATCTCGGCTGGTCTGCCCACCGACGATTTCCTGTCGAGCGAGTGCGTCTCCTGCGGTGCCTGTGTCGAAGCCTGCCCGACGGCAACGCTGCAGGAAAAGACGATGACCGAAATCGGCAAGCCCGACCGGACCGAGATCACCACCTGTGCCTATTGCGGCGTCGGTTGCACCTTCCGCGCCGAAATGCGCGGCGAACAGCTGGTCCGCATGGTGCCGTGGAAAGACGGCAAGGCCAATCGCGGCCACAGCTGCGTCAAGGGACGCTTCGCCTGGGGCTATGCCAATCATCAGGACCGGATCACCAGGCCGATGATCCGCGAAAGCATCGATCAGCCCTGGCGGGAAGTCAGCTGGGAAGAAGCTGTGGGTCATGCCGCCAGCGAGATCAAACGTATCCAGAAAAAATATGGCCGGCTCAGCGTCGGCGGGATTACTTCGTCGCGCTGCACCAACGAAGAAACATTTTTGGTGCAAAAGCTGATCCGCGCCGGTTTCGGCAATAACAATGTCGATACCTGCGCCCGCGTCTGTCACTCGCCAACCGGCTACGGGCTGAAAACCACATTCGGCACCAGCGCCGGCACCCAGGATTTCGACAGCGTCGAGCATAGCGATGTCATCCTGGTAATCGGCGCCAATCCGACCGATGCCCACCCGGTCTTTGGCAGCCGGATGAAGCAACGCTTGCGCGGCATTGACGGCAGACCGCCGGCGCAACTGATCGTCATTGATCCACGCCGGATCGATCTGGTCAAATCCCCGCATATCGAGGCGGCGCACCATCTGCCGCTGCAGCCCGGCACCAATGTCGCCGTATTGACCGCAATGGCCCATGTCATCGTCACCGAAGGTCTGGCTGACGAGGCCTTCATTCGCGAGCGCTGCGACTGGGACGAATATGCCGAATGGGCCGCCTTTGTTTCCGATGAGCGCCACGCGCCGGAAGTGTTGGAGCCGGTAACCCGCGTGCCGTCCGAAGAACTTCGCGCCGCCGCGCGGCTGTTCGCAACCGGCGGCAATGGCGCAATCTATTACGGGCTGGGCGTGACCGAGCACAGCCAGGGCAGTTCCACCGTGATGGCGATCGCCAATCTGGCGATGGCGACCGGCAATATCGGCCGGCCCGGCGTCGGCGTAAATCCCTTGCGCGGCCAAAATAATGTCCAGGGCGCCTGCGACATGGGCAGCTTCCCGCACGAATTATCCGGCTATCGCCATGTTTCTGATGCGGCCACCCGCGCCTTGTTCGAAGCCGATTGGGGCGTGCCGATCGATTCAGAACCCGGTCTGCGCATTCCCAATATGCTCGATGCCGCCGTCGATGGCGAATTCAAGGCGCTATATGTCCAGGGCGAGGATATCTTGCAATCCGATCCCAATACCAAACATGTCTCCGCTGGTCTGGCGGCGATGGAATGCGTGATCGTCCACGACCTGTTCCTCAACGAAACCGCGAATTACGCGCATGTCTTCCTGCCCGGCTCGACCTTTCTCGAGAAAAACGGCACGTTCACCAATGCCGAGCGCCGGATCCAGCTGGTCAACAAGGTGATGACGCCGGTCAATGGCATGGAGGACTGGGAAGTCACCCAGGCTCTGGCCAATGCGATGGGGCTGGACTGGAACTATTCCCACCCGTCCGAGATCATGGACGAGATCGCGCGCCTGACCCCGACTTTTGCCGGTGTGAATTTCGATCGTCTGAAAGCAGAAGGCTCGCTGCAATGGCCGGTCAATGAAGCCGCGCCCGACGGCTCGCCGATCATGCATGTCGACGGCTTTGTCCGCGGCAAGGGGCAATTTGTGGTTACGGACTATGTGCCGACCGACGAGAAGACCGGTCCGCGCTTTCCGCTGCTGCTGACGACGGGCCGGATATTGTCGCACTATAATGTCGGCGCGCAGACAAGGCGCACCGCCAATGACGCCTGGCATCCGGAAGACCTGCTGGAAATGCACCCGACCGACGCGGAAAATCGCGGGCTGAAAAGCGGCGACTGGACCAGATTGTCGAGCCGCTCCGGAGAGACCACCTTGCGCCTGGCCGTGACCGAGCGGGTCGCCCCGGGCGTCGTCTATACAACCTTCCACCACCCCGCGACCCAGGCCAATGTCGTGACCACCGACTATAGCGACTGGGCGACAAACTGCCCGGAATATAAAGTCACCGCCGTGCAGGTAGGCGCTTCCAACGGGCCGACCGACTGGCAGGAAGATTATGAAGAGCTGTCGGAACAGTCGCGGCGCATAGAAACAGTCGTGGCAGCGGAATGA
- a CDS encoding formate dehydrogenase subunit delta, whose translation MNTLDHLVYMANQIARNFGTLDRDAAAEATAEHILLFWAPRMKNRIIAHVAEGAANDLSEVAALAVGMVTKKAQPVAADPVATGA comes from the coding sequence ATGAACACACTCGATCATCTGGTCTATATGGCCAACCAGATTGCCCGCAATTTCGGCACATTGGACCGCGATGCCGCTGCTGAAGCGACAGCCGAGCATATCCTGCTCTTTTGGGCCCCGCGGATGAAGAACCGGATCATTGCCCATGTTGCCGAAGGGGCAGCAAATGACCTGTCCGAAGTCGCCGCTCTTGCTGTCGGCATGGTGACCAAGAAGGCGCAGCCGGTTGCCGCTGATCCCGTCGCCACCGGGGCCTAG
- the fdhD gene encoding formate dehydrogenase accessory sulfurtransferase FdhD, whose product MDSYQATVIRPGNAAPEKESRQVAIEAPVSIEFNGIGYAVMMATPSDLEDFATGFAISERLVERADQLGVIDVHRHENGWIIRANVASEKADTIFERARTRVAESSCGLCGLENLELVAQPLPKVSAHQPVHKDHIFAALAALHDHQPLNKATGGVHAAAWVDETGAIASVREDVGRHNALDKLIGAMARENRPLATGFVLTTSRCSYEIVEKSVIAGATTLVTISVPTSIAIERARSCGLTLISLARDDSYLDYSGG is encoded by the coding sequence ATGGACAGCTATCAGGCCACGGTCATTCGCCCCGGCAATGCCGCCCCGGAAAAAGAGTCCCGACAGGTCGCCATCGAAGCACCGGTCTCGATCGAGTTTAACGGTATCGGCTATGCTGTAATGATGGCGACGCCCTCAGATCTGGAAGATTTTGCCACCGGATTTGCCATATCCGAAAGGCTGGTCGAGCGGGCCGATCAACTGGGCGTGATCGACGTGCATCGCCATGAAAACGGCTGGATCATCCGGGCCAATGTCGCGTCGGAAAAGGCCGATACGATCTTCGAACGGGCGCGCACCCGCGTTGCCGAAAGCAGCTGCGGGCTCTGCGGTCTGGAAAATCTGGAACTGGTCGCCCAGCCGCTGCCAAAGGTCAGCGCGCACCAACCGGTCCACAAAGACCATATCTTTGCCGCGCTAGCCGCCTTGCATGACCATCAGCCCCTGAACAAGGCCACCGGCGGAGTCCATGCGGCGGCATGGGTCGACGAGACGGGCGCCATTGCCAGCGTCCGCGAAGATGTCGGTCGCCACAACGCGCTCGACAAGCTGATCGGTGCAATGGCCAGGGAAAACAGACCGCTAGCAACCGGTTTCGTCCTGACAACATCCCGCTGCAGCTACGAGATTGTCGAGAAATCGGTGATCGCAGGAGCCACAACGTTGGTCACGATCTCGGTACCCACCAGCATCGCAATCGAACGCGCGCGATCCTGCGGCCTGACGCTGATATCGCTGGCCCGCGATGACAGTTATCTCGACTATAGTGGTGGCTGA
- a CDS encoding YdcH family protein, translated as MKNYLNELVRRHRRLNRQIDNRKAAGWQVDMKQLKRLRLRIKDEIQVIRKRLRQSPS; from the coding sequence ATGAAAAATTACCTGAATGAACTCGTCAGACGCCATCGAAGGCTGAACCGCCAGATCGACAACCGCAAAGCGGCCGGTTGGCAAGTTGACATGAAGCAACTCAAACGCCTGCGGTTGCGGATCAAGGATGAAATCCAGGTCATTCGCAAGCGTCTGCGACAATCACCCTCATAA
- a CDS encoding TFIIB-type zinc ribbon-containing protein, producing the protein MHIAPTMNCPLCSVALVISERQSIEIDYCPQCRGVWLDRGELDKLIERSAPPVPQFEERRPAGKDYGDNRGHVDDHDRGYKKKRRKSFLEELFD; encoded by the coding sequence ATGCATATCGCACCAACTATGAACTGCCCGCTTTGCTCGGTTGCATTGGTCATCAGTGAACGCCAGAGCATCGAGATTGATTATTGCCCGCAGTGCCGCGGCGTTTGGCTTGATCGCGGCGAACTCGACAAGTTGATTGAACGCTCCGCCCCGCCGGTACCGCAATTCGAGGAGCGACGGCCTGCTGGCAAGGACTATGGCGACAATCGAGGCCATGTTGATGACCATGATCGCGGATATAAAAAGAAACGCCGGAAATCCTTCCTGGAGGAGCTGTTCGACTAG
- a CDS encoding calcium/sodium antiporter, with translation MIESIIYLTLGLVALLVGGEVLVRGAVRLASRAGVTPLIVGLVIVGFGTSMPELVTSVEAALLDAPGIAWGNIVGSNIANGLLILGVAALASPIIITNANYLRDPVIMIAASFGLIAVAMTGLGHGLVGIAMAGLLAAYITYCYRQEKVAVLQIAADHDPTFHNAPHDKAAALELADPLLPHPLSQGAVNGWLKPIVLTLAGLAILIIGGRMLVSGAIDLARMANLSETLIGLTIVAVGTSLPELVTSVIAAIRKQSEIAFGNVIGSNIYNILGIGGVTMMFAPSGVPNDLISRDLPIMLASSILIILILMKWRRFGRISGALLVSGYFFYLGFLIYGSLDVA, from the coding sequence ATGATTGAATCTATAATCTATCTGACGCTGGGCCTGGTGGCGCTGCTGGTGGGCGGCGAGGTGCTTGTGCGCGGCGCTGTCCGGTTGGCTTCGCGCGCCGGAGTGACGCCGCTTATCGTCGGTCTTGTGATCGTCGGTTTCGGGACATCCATGCCGGAATTGGTCACCAGTGTCGAAGCGGCGTTGCTGGATGCTCCGGGAATCGCATGGGGCAATATCGTCGGTTCCAATATTGCCAACGGCTTGCTGATATTGGGCGTCGCCGCGCTTGCTTCACCCATCATCATCACCAATGCCAATTATTTGCGCGACCCGGTGATCATGATCGCTGCCTCATTCGGCCTGATTGCGGTTGCCATGACCGGGCTCGGTCATGGACTCGTCGGCATAGCCATGGCCGGATTGCTTGCCGCCTATATCACCTATTGCTACCGGCAGGAGAAAGTTGCTGTCCTTCAAATCGCTGCTGATCATGATCCGACATTCCACAATGCGCCGCATGACAAGGCGGCGGCGCTGGAACTGGCTGATCCCTTGCTGCCTCATCCGCTATCGCAGGGCGCCGTCAATGGCTGGCTCAAACCGATCGTCCTGACACTCGCAGGGCTTGCCATTCTCATCATCGGCGGACGGATGCTGGTGTCAGGGGCGATAGACCTGGCACGCATGGCGAATCTGTCGGAAACACTGATTGGGCTGACGATCGTCGCCGTCGGTACGTCGCTGCCGGAACTGGTGACTTCCGTGATCGCAGCTATCCGAAAACAGTCGGAAATCGCCTTTGGCAATGTGATCGGTTCAAACATCTATAATATTCTCGGGATCGGCGGTGTCACAATGATGTTTGCACCAAGCGGCGTTCCGAATGACCTGATCAGCCGCGACTTGCCGATCATGCTGGCAAGCAGCATTTTGATCATTCTTATCTTGATGAAATGGCGCAGATTTGGACGGATCAGCGGCGCATTGCTGGTTAGCGGCTACTTTTTCTATCTCGGTTTTCTGATATATGGAAGCTTGGACGTTGCATAA
- a CDS encoding M24 family metallopeptidase → MTTASRPPSIGKAEREQRLDQLRKAMSASGVDAIIITPGSNMRYFFAEAFYESERFVGVLITADSNIFICPKFEESAIRAKFPMAAEMAFWEEHESPFALIASLLADHDCQRCALDPECSYGLAARLIEALAQLEKPVLHGSAAPIIAPLRARKSQAEIDLMIAAMQLTLSVHQTVFEWIKPGMKASAVIAEIDRLHRAGGADGGNSFCAVQFGEATSHPHGVPGDPALKEGELILIDTGCTIDGYNSDITRTYALSKLDSEIERLWRVEKQAQQAAFDRAAIGTACEDVDKAARDVLISHGLGPDYDLPGLPHRTGHGIGLDIHEGPYLVKGDQTPLAAGMCFSNEPMIVVPGAYGIRLEDHFYMTASRAEWFTEPQADLYRPFG, encoded by the coding sequence ATGACCACAGCATCGCGACCGCCTTCAATCGGCAAAGCCGAACGCGAACAGCGGCTGGACCAGCTGCGCAAAGCGATGTCGGCAAGCGGCGTTGATGCGATCATCATCACGCCGGGCAGCAATATGCGCTATTTTTTCGCCGAGGCTTTTTATGAAAGCGAACGCTTCGTTGGCGTGCTGATCACGGCAGACAGCAATATCTTCATTTGCCCGAAATTCGAGGAATCCGCGATCCGTGCCAAATTCCCGATGGCCGCGGAAATGGCCTTCTGGGAGGAGCATGAAAGCCCCTTTGCGTTGATTGCTTCTCTATTGGCGGATCACGACTGCCAGCGATGCGCGCTTGACCCGGAATGTTCCTATGGCCTGGCCGCGCGCCTGATCGAAGCGCTGGCACAGCTCGAAAAGCCGGTGCTCCACGGCTCCGCCGCCCCGATCATCGCGCCATTGCGCGCGAGAAAATCACAGGCTGAAATCGATCTGATGATCGCAGCCATGCAGCTAACGCTCTCTGTCCATCAAACGGTGTTCGAATGGATCAAGCCGGGCATGAAGGCCAGCGCCGTGATCGCCGAAATCGACCGTCTGCACCGCGCCGGTGGCGCCGATGGCGGCAACAGCTTTTGCGCCGTCCAGTTCGGCGAAGCGACCTCCCATCCGCACGGCGTCCCGGGCGACCCGGCGCTGAAGGAGGGCGAGCTGATCCTGATCGACACCGGCTGCACCATCGACGGCTATAATAGCGACATCACCCGCACCTATGCCCTGTCGAAACTGGACAGCGAGATCGAGAGATTGTGGCGGGTCGAAAAACAGGCCCAGCAAGCCGCTTTCGACCGCGCCGCCATCGGCACAGCCTGCGAAGACGTCGACAAGGCCGCTCGCGATGTACTGATCAGCCACGGCCTCGGCCCCGACTATGACCTGCCAGGCCTTCCCCACCGCACCGGCCACGGCATCGGGCTCGACATCCATGAAGGCCCCTATCTGGTCAAGGGTGACCAGACGCCGCTGGCGGCCGGCATGTGTTTCTCCAACGAACCGATGATCGTGGTGCCCGGCGCATATGGCATCCGGCTGGAAGACCATTTCTATATGACGGCGTCGAGGGCGGAGTGGTTTACTGAGCCGCAAGCAGATCTTTACCGGCCGTTTGGGTAG
- the yajC gene encoding preprotein translocase subunit YajC, with translation MTTISILSSAAGAGGAGGFLISVMPLVLIFAVFYFLLIRPQQKKMKEHQAKVGSVKKNDEVVTGGGLVGKAVKVDDEYVEIEIANGVRVKAVKATLTDVMPRGGAKPAND, from the coding sequence ATGACAACAATTTCTATTTTATCTTCAGCAGCTGGCGCTGGTGGCGCCGGGGGCTTTCTGATCTCGGTCATGCCACTGGTGCTGATCTTCGCGGTTTTCTATTTCCTACTCATTCGTCCTCAGCAAAAGAAGATGAAGGAACATCAGGCAAAGGTCGGTTCGGTCAAGAAGAATGACGAAGTCGTGACCGGCGGCGGACTGGTGGGCAAAGCGGTCAAGGTTGACGACGAATATGTAGAAATCGAGATTGCCAACGGTGTCCGCGTCAAAGCGGTCAAGGCAACCCTGACCGATGTCATGCCGCGCGGCGGAGCCAAACCAGCGAACGACTGA